In Flammeovirgaceae bacterium 311, one DNA window encodes the following:
- a CDS encoding hypothetical protein (COG1418 Predicted HD superfamily hydrolase) yields MDQQTEQQTNIIVDKAKSFIADLFTAELSNKYVYHNLNHTRQTAEACAEAANAYSLEPEQRESLQLAAWFHDAGYVRAYEGHEDHSIDYAQDYLRKEGYPEQKIAEVVRLINSTRPGHEPQDLLEEIIHDADRISIGKKSFFRKAELLRIEWEVFLEKHYKKEDWHKLQQQYILSTNFYTDYFRKEYGERREKNINKQRGEVKKVKKKKEKDDDPKRGIETMYRATYRTHIELSAIADSKANMMISINTIIMSVIITVVGGGFTLTENAFIENLRYTVPICILLLGSLASVIYAVISARPNVTEKKVDMEKIKNKQSSSLFFGNFTQMKLKEFIQNMRVLGSSKSMLYDSMSIDIYFLGLVLTQKYKLLRISYNIFMAALSLSVAAFVIIFFYSQMKMR; encoded by the coding sequence ATGGATCAACAGACGGAACAGCAGACTAACATAATAGTGGATAAAGCCAAATCGTTTATTGCAGATTTATTCACCGCTGAGCTCTCCAACAAATATGTATATCATAATTTAAATCATACCAGGCAAACTGCAGAAGCCTGTGCCGAGGCCGCAAATGCTTACAGCCTTGAGCCTGAGCAAAGAGAGTCGCTGCAACTGGCCGCCTGGTTTCATGATGCCGGATATGTACGTGCCTATGAAGGCCATGAGGACCACAGCATTGATTATGCTCAGGATTATTTACGCAAAGAAGGCTATCCCGAGCAAAAAATTGCAGAAGTGGTAAGGCTGATCAATTCAACCCGGCCTGGTCATGAACCCCAGGATCTGCTGGAAGAAATTATCCACGATGCCGATCGCATCAGCATTGGTAAAAAGAGCTTTTTCCGAAAGGCAGAGCTGCTCCGGATTGAGTGGGAAGTATTTCTGGAAAAGCATTATAAAAAAGAAGACTGGCATAAGCTGCAGCAGCAGTACATCTTATCTACTAACTTCTACACCGATTATTTTCGAAAAGAGTATGGTGAACGCCGGGAGAAGAACATTAATAAGCAGCGGGGTGAGGTAAAAAAAGTTAAGAAGAAAAAGGAAAAGGATGATGATCCGAAACGTGGCATAGAAACTATGTACCGTGCTACCTATCGTACCCATATAGAACTTAGCGCAATTGCCGATAGCAAAGCCAATATGATGATCAGCATCAACACCATCATCATGTCAGTAATTATAACTGTGGTGGGTGGTGGTTTTACCCTTACTGAAAATGCCTTCATTGAAAATCTGCGGTACACGGTACCTATCTGTATTTTACTGTTAGGGTCGCTGGCCTCTGTTATTTATGCTGTAATATCTGCCCGGCCAAATGTTACCGAGAAAAAGGTAGATATGGAGAAAATAAAAAATAAGCAGAGCAGCTCACTTTTCTTCGGCAATTTTACCCAAATGAAGCTCAAGGAATTTATCCAGAACATGCGTGTGCTGGGCAGTTCAAAATCTATGCTTTACGACAGCATGAGCATCGATATTTATTTTCTGGGCCTGGTACTTACGCAAAAGTATAAACTGCTGCGCATCTCCTATAATATTTTTATGGCCGCTCTGAGTTTGTCTGTTGCCGCTTTCGTCATCATCTTCTTCTATTCACAGATGAAAATGAGATAG
- a CDS encoding Ppx/GppA phosphatase (COG0248 Exopolyphosphatase), whose protein sequence is MIARIRGQKTELLHREKVAVKIGEGGINARIIIDEAQARAISALKHFSKIIEEHGIKEVYATATSAIRNASNSDVITQKIFQETGIQVKVISGEEEAELIYFGVRRAMELGSDKSLIMDIGGGSVEFIIADAGQAYYRQSFEIGAQRLLDLFHHHDPMLPAEVDRLNTYLHDRLKPLGKAVKDFQPTTLVGSSGSFDTLSEIYCQENGIERDLVATEFPLTLEACAVIHEDLLVKDKGERLLIPGMIPLRVDMIVVASCLIQYVVKHYNLQNIRVSAYALKEGVLGQVIDLPVTNNRMPAPTSVSRNFSGHSLS, encoded by the coding sequence TTGATTGCCCGTATCCGCGGACAAAAGACCGAGCTATTGCATCGTGAAAAAGTAGCGGTTAAGATTGGCGAGGGTGGCATCAATGCCCGTATCATTATTGATGAAGCACAGGCCCGTGCAATTTCAGCACTGAAACATTTCAGCAAAATTATTGAAGAGCATGGCATTAAAGAAGTGTATGCTACTGCCACCAGTGCTATTCGTAATGCCAGCAACAGCGATGTTATTACCCAGAAAATCTTCCAGGAAACAGGAATACAGGTTAAAGTAATTTCCGGAGAAGAAGAAGCCGAATTAATTTATTTTGGCGTGCGACGGGCTATGGAGCTGGGCAGTGATAAGAGTCTTATCATGGATATTGGCGGCGGCAGCGTGGAATTTATCATTGCCGATGCCGGGCAGGCTTATTACAGGCAAAGTTTTGAAATAGGTGCCCAGCGTCTGCTGGACCTGTTTCACCACCACGACCCCATGCTGCCTGCAGAGGTAGATCGCCTGAACACATACCTGCACGACAGGTTGAAGCCCCTGGGCAAAGCTGTAAAAGACTTTCAGCCCACCACCCTGGTAGGCTCCAGCGGCTCTTTTGATACCCTTAGCGAAATATACTGCCAGGAAAATGGCATTGAGCGTGACCTGGTGGCCACAGAGTTTCCGCTTACCCTCGAAGCATGTGCCGTGATCCACGAAGATCTGCTGGTGAAAGATAAGGGGGAAAGGCTGCTGATTCCCGGCATGATCCCGCTTAGGGTAGATATGATTGTAGTTGCCTCCTGCCTCATTCAATATGTGGTGAAGCACTATAACCTTCAGAACATTCGCGTATCTGCCTATGCACTCAAAGAAGGTGTGCTGGGCCAGGTAATAGATCTTCCGGTAACCAATAACAGAATGCCCGCTCCCACAAGCGTTAGCCGCAACTTTTCAGGGCACAGCCTCTCCTAA
- a CDS encoding malate dehydrogenase (COG2055 Malate/L-lactate dehydrogenases), whose amino-acid sequence MATTTFSYPDLLQFTEDIFRAMNCSAKEASLAAKVLVSADLRGVDSHGVARLSGYVRLWEAKRINAKPNIRVVHETPSTAVLDADGSLGLVSGPAAIELAIQKAQTVGTGWVAVKNSNHFGIAGYHAMQALPHNMIGIAMTNASPLVAPTFASERMLGTNPIAVAVPAGEEPPFVADFATTTAANGKLEILQRKQKPAPIGWIQDASGQSSTNPNELKNGGALIPLGSDIERGSHKGYCLGSIVDILSGVLSGANYGPWVPPFVAFLPLAPNLVGDGIGHFFGAMRVDAFRSADEFKANMDTWIRRFRATKTVEGQEKVLIPGDPEREMEASRITEGVPLLAPVVEDLLQLAHKLSVTPLQPMVKI is encoded by the coding sequence ATGGCAACAACAACTTTCTCCTATCCGGACCTCCTTCAATTTACTGAAGATATATTCAGAGCGATGAATTGCTCTGCAAAAGAAGCATCACTGGCCGCCAAAGTACTGGTGAGTGCAGATTTAAGGGGTGTTGACTCTCATGGTGTAGCCCGGCTTTCGGGATACGTAAGGCTTTGGGAAGCGAAGCGCATTAATGCAAAGCCAAATATCAGGGTGGTGCACGAAACCCCAAGTACCGCTGTGCTGGATGCCGATGGTTCTCTGGGCCTGGTGAGTGGCCCGGCTGCCATTGAGCTGGCCATACAAAAAGCACAAACTGTTGGTACCGGCTGGGTAGCTGTAAAAAACTCCAACCACTTTGGCATAGCAGGTTACCATGCCATGCAGGCGCTCCCCCACAACATGATTGGCATTGCCATGACCAACGCAAGCCCGCTGGTTGCACCAACCTTTGCCTCAGAACGCATGCTGGGCACCAACCCGATAGCCGTAGCTGTACCGGCTGGAGAAGAACCTCCCTTTGTTGCAGATTTTGCCACCACCACCGCCGCAAATGGTAAACTTGAGATACTGCAGCGTAAGCAAAAGCCAGCGCCAATTGGCTGGATTCAGGATGCAAGCGGCCAAAGCAGTACCAACCCGAATGAACTTAAAAACGGAGGCGCGCTGATTCCGCTGGGCAGTGATATTGAGAGAGGCAGCCACAAAGGCTATTGCCTGGGCAGCATTGTAGATATTTTGAGCGGTGTACTTTCAGGTGCCAATTACGGACCTTGGGTACCGCCATTTGTTGCCTTTCTGCCGCTTGCCCCAAATCTGGTAGGTGATGGCATTGGCCATTTCTTTGGCGCCATGCGGGTGGATGCCTTCAGATCTGCAGATGAATTCAAAGCAAACATGGATACCTGGATACGCCGTTTCCGCGCCACAAAAACTGTAGAGGGTCAGGAAAAAGTATTGATACCCGGCGACCCTGAAAGAGAAATGGAAGCCAGCCGAATTACGGAAGGAGTGCCTCTTTTAGCACCTGTGGTAGAAGATTTACTGCAGCTGGCACATAAGCTTTCGGTAACTCCGCTACAGCCAATGGTTAAAATATAA